In Solanum pennellii chromosome 3, SPENNV200, a single window of DNA contains:
- the LOC107013682 gene encoding plasma membrane ATPase 4, producing MADQKETVSLDDIKKENVDLETIPVDDVFRILVSSKEGLGSQDATKRLQVFGQNKLEEKKENKVLKFFGFMWNPLSWVMEIAAIIAIVLANGQHRPPDWQDFLGIVILLVINSTVSFIEENNAGNAAAALMAGLAPKTKVIRDGSWKEMDAALLVPGDVISIKLGDIVPADARLLDGDPLKIDQSALTGESLPVTKYPGEGVYSGSTCKQGEIEAVVIATGISTFFGKAAHLVDSTNNVGHFQKVLTAIGNFCICSILVGIIIEILVMYPIQHRKYRDGIDNLLVLLIGGIPIAMPTVLSVTMAIGSHKLSEQGAITKRMTAIEEMAGMDVLCSDKTGTLTLNKLEVDKSLVEVFAKDMDQDTVILLGARASRVENQDAIDACIVGMLADAKEARAGIQEVHFLPFNPVDKRTAITYIDTNGNWHRVSKGAPEQIVDLCRLSEHVKRKVHSIIDKFAERGLRSLAVAQQTVPEKTKESPGSPWVFVGLLPLFDPPRHDSAETIRRALVLGVNVKMITGDQLAIGKETGRRLGMGTNMYPSSSLLGQHKDESIANLPVDELIEMADGFAGVFPEHKYEIVKKLQERKHICGMTGDGVNDAPALKKADIGIAVADATDAARSASDIVLTEPGLSVIVSAVLTSRAIFQRMKNYTIYAVSITIRIVLGFMLIALIWKFDFSPFMVLIIAILNDGTIMTISKDKVKPSPMPDSWKLREIFATGIVLGTYLAVMTVIFFWLAHQSNFFSDRFGVRSIRDNVHKLNAALYLQVSIVSQALIFVTRSRSWSYVERPGFLLLAAFFVAQLVATIIAVYANWGFARIHGIGWRWAGVIWLYSIIFYIPLDFLKFAIRYILSGRAWNSMIDNKVAFTNKKDYGRGEREAQWALAQRTLHGLHPPDSSKMYDNKSYNELSEIAEHAKRRAEVARLRELHTLKGHVESVVKLKGLDIETIQQHYTV from the exons ATGGCGGATCAAAAGGAAACCGTTAGCTTGGATGATATCAAGAAGGAGAACGTTGACCTT GAAACAATACCAGTGGATGATGTATTTAGGATATTGGTAAGTTCCAAGGAGGGATTGGGATCTCAGGATGCAACTAAAAGGCTTCAAGTGTTTGGCCAAAACAAACTTGAGGAGAAAAAAGAGAATAAGGTCTTAAAATTTTTCGGTTTCATGTGGAATCCCTTGTCATGGGTTATGGAAATTGCTGCTATCATTGCTATTGTATTGGCAAATGGACAGCACAGGCCACCAGATTGGCAAGATTTTCTGGGAATTGTGATCTTGCTTGTCATCAACTCTACGGTTAGTTTCATCGAAGAAAATAATGCAGGCAATGCTGCAGCAGCCCTGATGGCTGGTCTTGCTCCTAAGACGAAGGTGATAAGAGATGGTAGCTGGAAGGAGATGGATGCAGCATTGTTAGTACCAGGGGATGTGATAAGCATTAAGTTGGGGGATATTGTACCGGCTGATGCTCGTCTACTTGATGGAGATCCTTTGAAGATTGATCAATCTGCTCTTACGGGTGAGTCATTACCCGTGACAAAGTACCCAGGGGAGGGAGTTTACTCTGGTTCCACATGTAAACAAGGTGAAATTGAGGCTGTTGTTATTGCAACTGGTATCAGCACCTTCTTCGGAAAAGCTGCTCATCTTGTTGATAGTACCAATAATGTTGGCCACTTCCAGAAG GTGTTGACAGCAATCGGAAACTTCTGCATATGCTCTATTCTAGTTGGAATCATCATAGAAATACTGGTGATGTACCCAATTCAGCACAGGAAGTACAGAGATGGAATTGATAATCTGCTTGTTCTTCTCATTGGAGGGATTCCAATAGCCATGCCTACTGTATTATCGGTCACTATGGCTATTGGATCTCACAAATTGTCAGAACAAGGTGCCATCACTAAGAGGATGACTGCTATAGAGGAGATGGCTGGAATGGATGTTCTTTGTAGTGACAAGACAGGAACTCTTACACTAAACAAGCTTGAAGTAGACAAAAGTTTAGTCGAG GTCTTCGCAAAGGATATGGACCAAGATACTGTTATTCTTCTTGGGGCCAGAGCTTCAAGGGTTGAAAACCAGGATGCTATTGATGCTTGCATAGTTGGTATGCTAGCAGATGCCAAGGAG GCTAGAGCTGGGATTCAAGAAGTGCACTTCCTGCCTTTTAACCCTGTTGACAAGCGTACAGCTATTACTTACATAGACACCAATGGCAATTGGCATAGGGTTAGCAAAGGTGCACCAGAACAG ATTGTTGATCTTTGTCGCCTAAGTGAGCATGTAAAGAGGAAAGTTCACTCCATCATTGACAAGTTTGCTGAACGTGGTCTTCGCTCTCTTGCAGTGGCTCAACAG ACTGTACCAGAGAAGACAAAGGAAAGTCCAGGATCGCCTTGGGTTTTTGTAGGGCTCTTGCCTCTTTTTGACCCTCCAAGGCATGATAGTGCAGAAACAATTAGGCGTGCCCTTGTCCTTGGTGTCAACGTAAAAATGATAACTGGCGATCAGCTTGCCATAGGCAAGGAGACTGGTCGTAGGCTTGGCATGGGAACAAACATGTATCCCTCTTCCTCCCTCCTGGGGCAGCACAAGGATGAAAGTATAGCTAACCTCCCTGTGGATGAACTCATCGAGATGGCTGATGGCTTTGCTGGAGTCTTTCCAG AGCACAAATATGAGATTGTGAAGAAGCTCCAAGAAAGAAAGCACATTTGTGGTATGACAGGAGATGGTGTGAATGACGCCCCTGCTTTGAAGAAAGCAGATATAGGCATAGCTGTGGCTGATGCTACTGATGCTGCTCGTAGTGCATCAGACATAGTTCTCACAGAGCCAGGATTAAGTGTGATAGTGAGTGCTGTTTTGACTAGCCGAGCCATATTCCAGAGGATgaagaattatacaatttatgcTGTTTCCATAACCATCCGAATCGTGCTAGGCTTCATGCTCATTGCACTAATCTGGAAGTTTGATTTCTCACCTTTCATGGTTCTTATCATTGCCATTCTCAATGATGGAACCATCATGACCATATCTAAAGATAAGGTGAAGCCGTCACCCATGCCTGATTCATGGAAACTGAGAGAAATATTTGCCACTGGCATAGTTCTTGGTACTTACCTAGCCGTGATGACTGTTATCTTCTTTTGGCTTGCTCACCAGTCAAATTTCTTCAGT GACAGGTTTGGTGTAAGATCGATTAGAGACAATGTACACAAACTCAATGCTGCACTGTATCTTCAAGTCAGCATTGTTAGTCAGGCACTCATTTTCGTAACTAGGTCAAGGAGTTGGTCTTACGTAGAACGACCTGGTTTCCTTCTGTTAGCTGCTTTTTTTGTAGCACAGCTG GTAGCCACCATAATTGCAGTATATGCGAACTGGGGTTTTGCCAGGATCCATGGAATTGGTTGGCGTTGGGCTGGTGTTATTTGGCTTTACAGTATTATTTTCTACATACCTCTAGATTTTCTAAAATTCGCAATCAGATACATTTTGAGTGGCAGAGCCTGGAACAGTATGATTGACAACAAG GTTGCTTTCACAAACAAGAAGGATTATGGTAGGGGAGAAAGAGAGGCACAATGGGCATTGGCTCAACGCACATTGCACGGACTTCACCCTCCTGATTCTTCAAAGATGTATGACAACAAAAGCTATAATGAATTGTCTGAAATAGCTGAGCATGCCAAACGTCGTGCTGAAGTTGCAAG GCTAAGAGAGCTTCATACACTCAAGGGGCACGTGGAGTCAGTGGTGAAGCTCAAGGGACTTGACATTGAGACAATTCAGCAACATTACACGGTGTAG
- the LOC107013694 gene encoding ribonuclease 3-like protein 1 isoform X1 produces MQRLRGEYRSETVPDPNTIRPLCAVMDGKSKGKDTQNQGSIKSHLYEICAVNHWKAPLFECCNEEGPDHHKLFTFKVIVEIRGLRTTIIECMGNPHSKKKAAAENAAEGAMWFLNQADYLARNDIFEPCP; encoded by the exons ATGCAGCGGCTTCGAGGAGAATATAGAAGTGAAACAGTACCCGACCCGAATACGATTCGCCCGCTTTGTGCCGTCATGGATGGGAAGTCCAAAGGCAAAG ATACTCAAAATCAAGGCTCCATCAAATCACATTTGTATGAGATTTGTGCAGTAAATCATTGGAAAGCACCTTTATTTGAATGTTGCAATGAGGAAGGTCCAGATCACCACAAGTT GTTCACCTTTAAGGTAATTGTGGAAATAAGAGGACTTCGTACAACAATTATAGAGTGTATGGGCAATCCGCATTCAAAGAAGAAAGCTGCAGCAGAGAATGCAGCTGAAGGAGCAATGTGGTTTCTAAATCAAGCAG ACTACCTAGCGCGGAATGATATTTTTGAACCATGCCCTTGA
- the LOC107013686 gene encoding probable receptor-like protein kinase At1g80640, with protein MKLLILLIPIWVFVTPLLSAPVDVTPQPPSADPVLPTEKGPIFQISSDKDAPSPGVAEFKVVHHQDLNKKILISLIVASTLLAGILLFISCFWIYRLKTRKKSVEQGHQKGEPVKGLSWGPIMAKFPSLKTVGKKGLVAVIEYQSLVAATDNFNEKNAIGEGRSGCVYKAQFSDDVQAAVKRTHGGDQDAEKEFENEVDMLSKFQHQNIISLLGYCIHSNAQFLVYEMMQNGSLEFQLHGPPRGSALTWHLRMKIALDVARGLEYLHERCNPPVIHRDLKSSNVLLDSNFNAKLSDFGLAIAGWNLSKSNIKLSGTLGYVAPEYLLDGKLTDKSDVYAFGIILLELLLGRRPVEKLEGAQCQSIVTWAMPQLTDRSKLPNIVDSVIREGMDLKHLYQVAAVAVLCVQPEPSYRPLITDVLHSFIPLVPIDLGGSLRIADSALSIST; from the exons ATGAAACTACTCATCTTGCTTATACCCATTTGGGTTTTTGTTACTCCTTTGTTGTCCGCTCCAGTGGATGTAACTCCACAGCCTCCAAGTGCCGATCCAGTTCTTCCTACTGAGAAAGGacccatttttcaaatttcttctgATAAGGACGCCCCTTCTCCTG gAGTTGCAGAGTTCAAAGTGGTTCACCACCAGGATCTAAATAAGAAGATTTTGATTTCACTTATTGTTGCTTCAACTCTCCTTGCTGGAATTCTGCTGTTTATATCTTGCTTTTGGATATACAGACTGAAAACACGGAAGAAGTCCGTTGAACAAGGACATCAGAAAGGAG AGCCTGTGAAGGGCCTTTCATGGGGTCCTATAATGGCCAAGTTCCCTTCTTTAAAAACTGTCGGTAAGAAAGGACTAGTTGCTGTGATCGAGTACCAGTCGTTAGTAGCTGCAACTGATAATTTCAATGAGAAGAATGCTATAGGAGAAGGTAGATCAGGATGTGTTTATAAAGCTCAATTCAGTGACGACGTCCAAGCAGCTGTTAAAAGAACTCATGGTGGGGATCAGGATGCTGAGAAAGAATTTGAG AATGAGGTGGACATGTTGAGTAAATTTCAGCACCAAAATATTATTTCGCTTCTTGGGTACTGCATTCATAGCAATGCACAATTCCTGGTGTATGAGATGATGCAGAATGGATCTTTGGAATTCCAATTGCATG GACCTCCTCGTGGATCAGCTTTGACTTGGCATCTTCGCATGAAAATTGCATTGGATGTGGCTAG GGGACTAGAATACCTCCATGAACGCTGTAACCCCCCTGTAATCCATAGAGATCTCAAGTCATCTAATGTTCTACTGGATTCCAACTTCAATGCAAAG CTTTCTGATTTTGGCCTTGCTATAGCTGGATGGAACTTGAGCAAGAGCAATATAAAGCTTTCAGGAACTCTGGGTTATGTGGCTCCAGAGTACCTTTTAGATG GGAAATTAACTGATAAGAGTGACGTCTATGCTTTCGGCATTATACTTCTGGAGCTTTTGCTTGGGAGAAGACCAGTGGAGAAACTAGAGGGAGCTCAATGCCAATCTATAGTCACATGG GCGATGCCACAGCTAACTGACAGGTCAAAGCTCCCTAATATTGTTGATTCTGTCATTAGAGAGGGAATGGACCTGAAGCACTTGTATCAA GTTGCTGCTGTAGCCGTGCTATGTGTACAACCAGAACCAAGTTACCGACCACTGATAACAGATGTCCTGCACTCCTTCATTCCCCTTGTACCAATTGACCTTGGTGGCTCCCTGAGAATTGCGGATTCTGCACTATCTATTAGCACCTAA
- the LOC107013694 gene encoding ribonuclease 3-like protein 1 isoform X2 translates to MQRLRGEYRSETVPDPNTIRPLCAVMDGKSKGKDTQNQGSIKSHLYEICAVNHWKAPLFECCNEEGPDHHKLFTFKVIVEIRGLRTTIIECMGNPHSKKKAAAENAAEGAMWFLNQAGYRLKH, encoded by the exons ATGCAGCGGCTTCGAGGAGAATATAGAAGTGAAACAGTACCCGACCCGAATACGATTCGCCCGCTTTGTGCCGTCATGGATGGGAAGTCCAAAGGCAAAG ATACTCAAAATCAAGGCTCCATCAAATCACATTTGTATGAGATTTGTGCAGTAAATCATTGGAAAGCACCTTTATTTGAATGTTGCAATGAGGAAGGTCCAGATCACCACAAGTT GTTCACCTTTAAGGTAATTGTGGAAATAAGAGGACTTCGTACAACAATTATAGAGTGTATGGGCAATCCGCATTCAAAGAAGAAAGCTGCAGCAGAGAATGCAGCTGAAGGAGCAATGTGGTTTCTAAATCAAGCAGGTTATAGATTAAAGCACTGA
- the LOC107013692 gene encoding ethylene-responsive transcription factor ERF003-like, translating to MSRPQQKYRGVRQRHWGSWVSEIRHPSLKTRIWLGTYETSEDAARAYDEAARLMCGSTARTNFPYNATESSRFLSSALIAKLQRCNMTSLTATSRRPGKTRLEDKKENEISTLIRNRGDGEERQSENASQQYMKALEDEHIEQMIEELLDYGSIEMCSVPNE from the exons ATGTCTCGACCACAACAAAAATATCGAGGTGTTCGCCAGCGCCATTGGGGATCTTGGGTTTCTGAAATTCGTCATCCTTCATT GAAAACACGGATATGGCTGGGAACCTATGAGACATCAGAGGATGCTGCGAGGGCATATGATGAAGCAGCAAGACTCATGTGTGGTTCAACAGCACGCACTAATTTCCCATACAATGCAACAGAATCTTCAAGGTTTCTGTCTTCTGCTTTGATAGCTAAACTTCAAAGATGCAACATGACATCTCTCACTGCTACGTCAAGAAGACCTGGAAAGACAAGATTGGAAGATAAAAAAGAGAACGAGATATCCACGCTTATTAGAAACAGGGGAGATGGAGAAGAAAGGCAGAGTGAGAATGCATCACAACAATACATGAAGGCACTTGAAGATGAACATATAGAACAGATGATTGAGGAATTGCTTGATTATGGATCTATTGAGATGTGTTCTGTTCCCAATGAATAA